A region of Vigna radiata var. radiata cultivar VC1973A unplaced genomic scaffold, Vradiata_ver6 scaffold_70, whole genome shotgun sequence DNA encodes the following proteins:
- the LOC111240865 gene encoding uncharacterized protein LOC111240865, which yields MSEEKSISLGVPNDLPNIGXXSWLDGQNYLQWSQFILRILKSRSKLDHIDAAALAEFMEGEKIFKFLQGLNHEYDPIRVHIFGREKLPPLSEVFFMVRGEETRRSVMLHGGISNTGSAMTIGKGVHKGTNAGGKTFERGTHGDYCTYCKRSRHTKEICFKLHGKKNVLERMGNNKGPTQKWVNHTTS from the exons ATGTCTGAAGAAAAGAGTATTTCTTTGGGGGTACCCAATGACTTACCAAATATAGGAANTANCTCGTGGTTGGATGGTCAGAATTACTTACAGTGGagtcaatttattttaaggattctcAAGAGTCGCTCCAAACTTGATCATATAG ATGCTGCCGCTCTTGCTGAATTCATGGAAGgagaaaaaatctttaaatttcttcAGGGCCTTAATCATGAGTACGACCCAATCCGGGTTCACatttttggaagagaaaaattaccACCACTGTCAgaagttttttttatggtaagagGAGAAGAAACTCGGAGATCTGTCATGCTTCATGGAGGGATCTCCAACACAGGCTCTGCCATGACAATTGGAAAGGGAGTGCACAAGGGAACAAATGCTGGGGGAAAAACGTTTGAAAGAGGTACTCATGGGGACTATTGTACATACTGTAAAAGATCTAGACATACCAAGGAAATATGCTTCAAACTACATGGAAAAAAGAATGTTCTCGAGCGCATGGGAAACAACAAAGGGCCTACTCAAAAGTGGGTAAATCATACTACCTCATAA
- the LOC106779972 gene encoding uncharacterized protein LOC106779972, which yields MGLWKSKVAYQMHLLSCFCIFSKFTPSWRMAPLAALFLLFSSYRLLGLFTSLTLLFSTLVFMWKHKETAFSFSFSSCTSHVPHRMHETVRHVKESDDDDDDDDDDAPSEVLFLSSSEECDADHTPEFSDGTISDEDSLIEIALPSGHFVNNNNNCCSLQQKKRELSAHDTLMELLAEFNEEENLIEIDIAMGSIKCSRFEIEA from the coding sequence ATGGGGTTGTGGAAAAGCAAAGTAGCATaccaaatgcatttgctttcaTGTTTTTGCATATTCAGCAAGTTCACACCCTCATGGAGGATGGCTCCACTTGCTGCTCTTTTCCTGCTTTTTTCCAGTTACAGACTGCTTGGACTCTTCACATCTCTAACACTGCTTTTCTCCACTCTTGTTTTCATGTGGAAGCACAAAGAGACTGCTTTCAGTTTCAGTTTCAGTAGTTGTACTTCTCATGTCCCACATCGAATGCATGAAACTGTGAGACATGTGAAGgaaagtgatgatgatgatgatgacgacgatGATGATGCCCCTTCAGAAGTGTTGTTTTTGTCCAGTTCTGAGGAGTGTGATGCAGATCACACGCCCGAGTTCTCAGATGGGACAATTTCTGATGAAGACAGCCTCATAGAGATTGCACTTCCAAGTGGACATTTTgtgaacaacaacaacaactgcTGCAGTTTGCAACAGAAGAAGAGGGAGTTATCAGCACATGACACCCTAATGGAATTGTTGGCAGAGTTCAATGAGGAGGAAAACCTAATAGAGATTGACATAGCCATGGGTTCTATCAAGTGCTCAAGGTTTGAAATAGAAGCATGa